A genomic stretch from Diprion similis isolate iyDipSimi1 chromosome 1, iyDipSimi1.1, whole genome shotgun sequence includes:
- the LOC124408038 gene encoding uncharacterized protein LOC124408038 codes for MNGLKHVCMLILSINVSTIISQYVDDSDYEDYGVYDEFLLNGRRPMQQPTKRVDTTQDDFYIINDYEEAMPKSDKNKNDIYAAKEEIDLDPENDEGSVEVIKPPYHQLKWLQPPERVYQYTKHRIPGYDYHELDFMGYKKLSKCDTRSVWSHCVCQFTCANPNEVDCYMPCISGCECKEAYVFDENSQLCVPLEMCQ; via the exons ATGAATGGACTGAAACACGTGTGTATGCTGATTTTAAGCATCAATGTGTCAACAATTATTTCTC AATACGTAGATGATTCAGATTACGAGGACTACGGTGTATACGATGAATTTTTACTGAATGGTCGCAGACCCATGCAACAACCTACAAAACGAGTAGATACTACCCAAGATGATTTTTACATAATAAATGATTATGAAGAGGCAATGCctaaaagtgataaaaataaaaatgatatatatGCTGCAAAAGAGGAAATAGATTTGGATCCAGAGAATGATGAAGGATCCGTAGAAGTGATTAAACCGCCGTATCATCAACTCAAATGGTTACAACCACCAGAAAGAGTGTATCAATACACAAAACATAGAATACCTGGTTACGATTATCATGAGTTAGATTTCATGGGATATAAAAAGCTAAGTAAGTGTGACACAAGATCTGTTTGGTCTCACTGCGTCTGTCAATTCACGTGCGCTAATCCGAACGAAGTTGATTGTTACATGCCATGCATAAGTGGATGCGAATGTAAAGAAGCCTACGTGTTTGACGAAAACTCACAACTATGTGTACCACTAGAGATGTGTCAGTAG